A single region of the Changchengzhania lutea genome encodes:
- a CDS encoding HAD family hydrolase, which produces MIKTIIFDFGNVFINLDIQGAIEKTYSSLNINGFSEHMISVKALYEQGLISTDKFLEFYTENFPEVSKEDLIELWNDMLKDFPKHRLDFLKALKATSEYKLILLSNTNELHINWIKEHVSFYEDFKNYFDQFYLSHDINLRKPNTDIFEFVLHENKLNAHECIFIDDNRSNIDTADALGFITWHINPETEDIINLFETKSDLF; this is translated from the coding sequence ATGATTAAAACCATAATTTTCGATTTTGGGAACGTTTTTATAAATCTCGATATTCAAGGTGCCATAGAAAAAACATACAGTTCATTAAACATCAATGGGTTTTCAGAACACATGATAAGCGTTAAAGCCTTATATGAGCAAGGATTAATTTCTACTGATAAATTTCTTGAATTTTATACTGAAAATTTTCCGGAAGTTTCAAAAGAGGATTTAATTGAGCTGTGGAATGACATGTTAAAGGATTTTCCGAAGCATCGATTAGATTTTTTAAAAGCTCTTAAAGCCACTTCAGAATATAAACTGATTTTATTGAGCAATACCAATGAACTTCATATTAATTGGATTAAAGAACATGTGTCGTTTTATGAAGATTTCAAAAATTATTTCGATCAATTTTATTTATCGCATGACATTAATCTTAGAAAGCCCAACACCGATATTTTTGAATTTGTCCTTCATGAAAATAAACTGAATGCCCATGAATGTATTTTTATTGATGATAATAGAAGTAATATCGATACGGCAGACGCATTAGGATTTATAACATGGCATATTAATCCTGAAACCGAGGACATCATTAATCTCTTTGAAACTAAAAGCGACTTATTTTAA